Below is a genomic region from Belonocnema kinseyi isolate 2016_QV_RU_SX_M_011 chromosome 4, B_treatae_v1, whole genome shotgun sequence.
ttcgaaataaattccGAGTGTTTATCCAAAGGATGATTTTTATTTACGAGTCATTCCCTACTTTTCTGATGGGTCAGTTCTTCATTTTCTTAGTCTGCGAATTACACTTCctgtttcaactcaaaattatacattttcttgaaaaagcaCTGTTCCGaatcaaaattatacttttttgagcTTATCGAATGAATGATTTGAAATTCCCAATCAAgtaaaaagagttcaaaagatttcaaacacgttttaaagatttataaagatcataaaatattttaaagatttctgatttgaaacaagcaattttggaaaagaattacaattctgttgtaatatcatataatttttgaccataataattacaattataatttgcaACGTAGATTTTCgttaaagaattatcattcttaatttaaacatatattttttaatttccttcttctaaatgagaatgaaaattattttcaaaaattttcatttcatgtaaaaaattctcCCTTGaaagtcaaataataattcttcacgGAAATTACATGTCccaaaatctaaattataactcATTCtcgcaaatttttatttgcaatgaaaaagaatttttatatccaaacaaattttgatttggaacaggaaattctttttgtaaattccatttttatgaattagcattaaaattattgCCCAAAATGTCCGCACTATGTCCAAAAAAAacataagaagaaaaaaaaatatttctatacgaAATTTCTGTCTCAAAGTAACAATTATAGTTCTTTGcggacattttttttacttaatttatttattcactgtCCTATATAAGAATTCTATATAAGAGTTCTATATAAGAAgttctatataaaaattatattattttagaaacaaaatgataaaaacttacatatattcttttagaaaattccctctgccaaactcaaaattattttctaaaatcattttcaattacacCAGGgtttacataattttgatttccaaATTCCAGGTCTTTTCTagctttttttaaaagagaatttaacaacaaaaaatcaaacctTATCTGTCATCCCTATTCTGGAagaatttagaaacttttaagaCTAATTCCAATAAAGGATTTCTAATTTGCACTATTTTCAAAACatacaatttccaaataaatttgttttcttatttaaaaagtacgaatgatattttttagtattgcTTATTCTTCAAACCATTTAGAATTAaatactattaaattttgaactcctttatttttaaatgtttaattataaaattctttaatttttaacgcttcaaatcaaatttctgattttaaagcTAATTTCAAAACCCTCTCAATTTGacacataaaattaaattttgcacgatattcaattaaaaataaatcaacaaccaaaaagttcattacaattcaataaatatttgaatttgaaattatatattacaGATTAAAACGctagaatttttatatattttttttatttaaatcccaaataattcaaattatgaagAAAGAATTCATTTGTAGTAATTCAAGGTcctatattataatttttgaactatatgCAAAGCAGTTTAGTGTCTGAAAAAGCAAGCTGCATCTGCTATAGTAAATTCACCTGGAAATTCTCATTGCCAAAAAAAGACTGAAGCCTTTTTGAAGCTACCAATCGTGAGAACTCTGGTATAGAATTACGCAATAGAACAATGAACGCGACCTTGAAAGGCCTGACACGAAAACATAAACACGATCCGCTGCAGGACACAAGGAACGTATCGAAAGAGAATACGAAATTACATCCACcggatggtttgaaaattcgtgttccTTTTCTAAATTCTAAACGCGTTCAGAATATTGTGTTATATTCATGGAAACAATGATACGCCTGGCTGCAGACTCAAGGCTGTAATTGTGGGAATCTTTGGGAACGAAGTCAAAGCCGAAGaacaagaaaaaacaaaagaatatacTTCTTcctggttaaatatttttttcagaaaattttcaattaaaaatcaaatatgcaGTCATATCCAATCAGacaatgaagaaatttttaatcgaCTACATAACACGTTATTTGATAACGAAtgcttcagaaaataattttaaaaaatttcaaatctgatCATTTTCAAGGAAATGTATAACAATTTAGGAGTCATTCAAATCtggaaacaataaaattttataattagaacTTGTGCAATGTTCAAAACTTCCGGAATTCGAATGTTGCATATTTATTTGTATCGACGATCTGAATTTTCGTAGCATAAATAAATGAGGGCAGATTTTTCGTATTTTCCTTGAAACAATAACTCATGCAAATCACAGAATTTCTCATAGAAGTAAAAACTATTCATAGAGAATAGCCTTCCGGGAATTAGAAGAAAACTTGActttaattacagaaaaaaaaacttaggtcaagagttcaaactttttcttaaatggAACTTCCAGGATTTTTTTAAGGATGTTATATTTTGCTATTCCTTAATTTATGGGATATGTtcatttcaacaataataattttcaactgtttataaATTCTGCAAACATAAACAAAACTCAATCAACTACCTATTGTTGAATTAGGCGCTTATCAAGGattgttttcattttattctgATATTACAAAAGGAAATCGaagcaattaataaataaataaaattataaatgttgacATTGTGTGTTTATAATATCGAAAAGTTTCAAATtgcaattgttcaaaattgtacgttttgaaataaaatccttCGTAGTTTATTGGAATAATGTCATCATAATAACATTCAACATTATTttgttctaatttaaataattaaatttatataacttaaaaaagaaatcattttaatatgTAACCCACTATAAATTCAGAACACTCGTTTAcatgttaaaataagaaaatgttccgcttccaatacattttttttaaatttcctgtcctccaatacaaattttttaaacctatgtccaataaaattttttttttaagttgataaaaaattcttcccttaaagaaaataaaaatgttcaatagaaaaaatatcagttcagaaaaaaaaataaagaattgaaattgcagccaaattaataaaatattaagaacCAAAATTCCCTTCCTTCGaactcaataaaaatacaaaattctcccgcctttaactaaaaaaaatctaaaaaaaccaaaaaaatcctttttcaactcggaagaaaattaaacatcagattttctttcctttattttaaaattataattttgaaattcaaaacatttgttAATACATAAATCGTTTcaagtttaatcaattttttaatttaagaaaaatgcgaaaaatagAAAGTTATCctgcttaaaattcataaaattttaagaacCAAGATTTCCTCCTTTcggatttaataaaaatgttaaaaacaaaatattatccttccaataatttataaaattttaacaaacaaaatttcctcttttcgaacttgataaaaatgttaaaaatgccaaATTCTCacgcttttaattcaaaaaaaataaaaaacgaaaaattttcggTTCcagtttgaaagaaaattaaataccaaaatttcttccctttctttcaaaattagaattctgaaatttaatcgttttataaataaataaatattctaaaataaatactCTTAAATTATAACGACTCAAAGgctttctattttaaacaatttgtttttaaactattttaattttcagaatatttgattaattccctaaagaaaattaaagaatataaaacatccgaactagaaaattcccgaacttaatcaattaaaaaattagttttctaatcaatattagttatttattaaaaatataataatcaaatactttaaccaaagaaattttttaatgttaaaagtttaaaaaaaaactatttttgaatttaaaagtgttcacaaaaaaaatttttaaacacttgcGCTTCGAACGAAAAAAATAGTTGCTCAATTTCCTCTGaatctaataaaattttagaaggaAGCTTTTAAAGATTCAATTCTACAGTGATTTAAAACATAGttcgttattattttatttttttaattgacaattcgattttctagaactttttgttctcaattcaaacaataatttacaaactataaaaaattgtgtttgatGAATACTtctgatcattttattttaaattgttttaattcgggAATCtactagtttgtatattttataattggacaattttctttttaattcgggAATATTCCGTAACATTAGTCCTGAACGAGCTAGAAAAGGcaacggaaaattccataacaaGAGACAGTGCGTAACTATTAaggcttttaattaaattatatttccagTGGatcaaattaaacgtttttttaccaaaaaatgtcaaattaaaactactgatcatttttaaatgttaaagccttcaaaactgcatattaaaattctttaaattgaaaatgtacgcttaaaaataaaagcctaaaatttgaaaagtagaaggttttagaattacgcattttaaactgaatgatttcataattgaaaaatgtaactgacagatttTTCTggccaaattcttaaaaatctccgATCAAAGAATAAAGTTAGTCATTTCCCGGTTGTTTGCCGATGACCCTAAAATACTAGTCCTAGAGCGATTGGCCGGTTAATAAAACGAAAAATAGCAATAGACTCACCGGACCCGGTCGCCGAAGAACTCGACCTTGCTCTTCTTCTTGACGATAGCCTGAGGTTGATGAAGAGGGCTAACGCTGGGTTCGCTCGTAGCTGGTGGAGAGCTGGACCCAGTGCTCGATGACAAAGATCCAGCCCTTCCTCTTCCATTATCAATAATCTGCACATCAGTTCCTCGATTTCCGCCATTGACATGACCCCCATGACCCGGTGGTCCAGCCGAAACCGCAAGGCTCGGCCTCGTGTTCTGCCTGTTCCTGCGCTTCTTTTTCTTCGCCTCATTATCATCCTGGCGATTGCCCTGCACGCTACTAACTCCTGGGGGCATCCAGTCCAAATCCTTCTTCAAATGACCTCTTCCGCAGCGACATCCACAAGCCTTGAATGCCAAATCGTAACCCTTCTTCGTCCAGAGATTCTGATGACGCTGACGTTCGGACCAGCTCCTGGCACGTCCACAGCTCTTCAAATAAGTCAAGACCGTTTGCTCCCAGGCATCAAAACACTCGCGGTGCATAAATTGCCCCACGGGGCAACTGTCGTTGTTGCAGGTGACCTTCACCACGTCGTGGAGCGAAGTCATTCGAATCAGAGCATCTCCTCGGAGACACTCTCCGGTTGGAGTACAACAGCGGGTCGTGTTGGAGTTGTGACCGTTCACGATCAGGTTCTCCATCGTGTCTTGATTTAGGCTGTTTCCTGCCTCGAACAAACCACCTCCGTTATGACGCCTCGGGGCCATCACTTCCGAAAACCCCCCCAGTCTCGATGTCGTCGAGAACGTCGCTCGAAATTCCCAAGTTCGAAAATTTCGCAAAAGGAGCACTATTCCATTTCACCCGGGACAAACTTCAAAACACTGTCCAGAAACCACGTGTCGCGACCGACTAGGTGAGCCTCCAGTTCACCTATCATCGACGGAAATTCGTAAGAGGTCAAGGTCACTTTCGCGCACTCGCGAAGATTTCACTATAAAGGTTTTTTTTCGCGTCACAATGAAAACACTTATTGAAGGCTCGAAAGGTATTCGGTGAGTGTCAGGGTCACCACCGCAGCGGGGCGGGGAGCTGCGGGGCAATTCCGATCGAAACCACTAGGTTCTCTCTCTTGTTCACTCTCCTCGGTATTCACGATTTTTTGACAATCCTGACAAGTTGGGATTGTTTTGAGAGCATGTAAATCTAGAAGCCGGCTTTTTGCTCTCAAAGTCCCTCGCAAAACGACAGAACTCACTCGCACTAGGGTGCACCAGTCACTGGGAGTAGTGGCTCGGCGCGAGCACGAAAGTGAGGCTCGTGAAAGGGAAAGCAATGGTGGGGGTCATGGCTAGACCAATCGATGCGCGCCGGTTGAGTGTCGCGTTAGACGGCTGAGAGTGTGTGGTGAGTCGGTGCGAATGTGTGAGTGCATTCACGTTCGAGGTTCGGCGATGAGTGCGGCTGGCTGCACGTGAGGTACGTTTCCTCGTATGAAACTGGGATGTAAATAGAGATACAGAATGCTGTTTCGAAGGACTTTTTCGAGAATGTTTTCAGGTTTAGGGATCCGAACAGGTGAGggttttgttctttttattattccattttaattgctctttttgtttatttcttcatAATAAGATGCAGGCCGACTCATCACAGTATATTCACACTATTTGGCACTTTCTTGAGCGATGACACTGTTTTGCTGACAATTCGAAAAGAATAATACTAAAGacactaataaataaaataaataacccACTGTCTATAATTACGGAATTTTCTTTAACTCTAACCCCTTTTACAGCTCGTTCAGGGCTAACTTTACGGGAAATTTCGTAACCAGAGAGAGACAGTGCACTCCGCAACTCTAGGCCCTCAGCAACTCAGTGCACCCGTAAgtctaaccccttttccagctctttcgTGACTAGCGTTAAGACAAATTCTGTAACCATAgacagttttaataaataaagaaaataaatgttattgaacattcaatcattttcttacaaattcatgcttattggttaaaattcaactattcgatcgaaatttaaactactatgttgaagattcgtttttttttattaaatatatttttaaaaattaaaatttaactatttcattttgtatagaaagtatatattttgtttctttgaaaactaatttgattTATATGAAGAatcaactggtttgttgaaaagttgtctgtTTTATTGGAATCAACtgttgtaaatttcaaatttgaatcttttttggttgaaatataaactattacattattgctgaaaattcagcctttttattgattttttttagctgaaacttcTACTATTTATTTGGGAATTTGTGTTATTTATtccaaattctcttttttttttattgttaaaaatgcaactgtttggttcaaaattaatctgtttaagtcGAGGATTCAAGTTATatgctggaattttttttttttttgtcaaattcaacTGATGTTCTACTTTGTGCGTTTTgtttcttgaatattaattttttgttatcaaaaattaactattacatttttgctttaaaattgatattttttagaagaaaattaaacttcttagtttaaaattcaacaattcggttgaaaatttatttggtttttcgaaaattggtctttttggtaggaaataaatcttcttatttgtaaatttaactattgagtggaaaataatttcttgtaaattaatattttctttttatagaaaattaatttttttgttgaaaattcgtctttccttgtagaaaattaatttccttagttgaaaataatgaaaattcaactattagcttgcaagtaattagttaaaaattcgccttttgtgcggaaaattaatcttcttagttgaaaattcgtcttttcctgtagaaaattaatcttcgtagttgaaaattcgtcttttcttgtagaaaattaaaaatccaactattcgatttaaaatttaattttaatttaaattcttttttgaaaataattcttttttgtaagaaaattaattttcttatttggaaataatgaaaattgaactaattagttgaaaattatttgttgaaaataatgaaaattcaactatttggttgaaaataattagttaaagattcgtcttttgtgttgaaaattaatgttattagttgaaaattcatctatacggttgaaaataatttgttgaaaattcctcttatctggtagaaaattaaaaattcaactattcgatttgaaattaaattgcttcttgaaaagaattctttttttgtaaaaaaatttattttcttagttgaaaataatgagaattgaactatttggttgaaaattatttgttaaatataagtcttttttgtagaaaattaatcttcttagttgaaaataatgaagattcaactaatgggttgaaaattatttgttaaaaataagtcttttttgtagaaaattaatcttcttagttcaaaattcgactattcggttgaaaataacatgtttaaaattcgtcgtttgtatagaaaattaatctttttagtttaaaatttatctttccctgtagaaaattaatcttcctagttgaaaattcgtcttttcttgcagaaaattaaaatttcaactattcgatttaaaagtaaatttaaatttaaattctttgttaaaaatacttcttttttgtaagaaaattaattttcttatttcgaaataatcaaaattgaactatttggttgaaaattatttgttgaaaataagtcttttttgtagaaaaacaatcttcttatttgaaaattcaactattcggttgaaaattatttcttgaaaattcttagtttttgtagaaaattaatcttcttagttgaaaataataaaaattcaactgtagggttaaaatttatttattgaaaattctcctttttgtagaaaattaatcttattagttgaaaattcaactgttcgttgaaaaataattggttgaaaaatcgtcattcttgtataaaattaatcttctttgttcaaaattcaactgttcgtttgaaaataatttgtggaaaaatcgtctctttgtaaaaaattaatatctacgtggaaataatgaaaattcaacaatagggttaaaaatcatttgttgaaaattgttcttttttgtagaaaattaatcttcttagttaataattcaactattcggttatgaatttatttattctgtcaaaaaattgtctttttggttgacaattttttttctatttataaaattaattttctttcttgaaaatgcaattactctttaaaaaatgcattcatttgatcgaaaatttgtcttttttagaaaataaatcttcttagttcaaaattcaactatttgtttcaaagttgatgcattttgttcagaattcatctcttataattaatgcttttaagcagctaatattttttaaataaaaattatgcttgtttcgaataaaattatttaaaatttacaaatacaaagaatttagttttaataataaaaatagataaattatagCACTAAACTAAGATGATTAATAAAACTGatgaagaaagaaaaacaaattaaaagtttattgcgTGAGAAAGgtgtatatttaaattaaataaatgtaataacaTGGAAATTATTAGAGAAAACCATTTTAATTCGATTATCCCTTTTTCGGAAAGGCAAAGGATTTACGGCGCATGCGGACGAGGCCCTTAACATTCATCTTTCGAAGTGACGCCACCCTTCACTCANNNNNNNNNNTCACCAGTTTcaacggaaaattccgtaattttcCGATGGGCCTTCTCAGTGCTGGTTCGTGAAATGTGCTTACCCCGACTTAAACATTTGGAATCTAATCAATGTCTGCGGGTACACAAAAGTCtggtaaacaaataattaatatttaagataaaaaaaaatgttgccatgaacatttttttcgtgaataatttaatgcaaaatgagccttaaaaaatattgaaaaataagaagaaaaacagaaaaagtgaaCCAAATCCAACATTTCACTTTTTCCTTTCtccgtcttttttatactactagggaaccataaagttaaaattattcatgacaaaatatttttcttttcgatcttaaatattatttttttaaatagagacatTAAACTCATGATTCCTTCCAATCTGCaggatttattgaaataaatatttttatgtaaatttctgTAGAAAGAATGTATTACATATTAGTAATTGTAGAAtagcattgaaatttttttattttttctttcctttttgaaaaatctaattagattggttcagaatagcccataaacaagaaagaaaaacaatctttttggttaaaaattaatctttttggttgaaactttaactgctttgtagaaagctcatctttttgacttaaaaaatcaaaattttagagaaaagttttttttattgactgaaaagcttttcttgtttaaaaatcaacttttgttgaaaattcctggttttgatttagaaattcttatcttttggtggaaaattaaacttctcagttgtaaatttaactgtttgcttgataataacttatgtattttgtttaaaattcatcacttttgttgataaaattcaatttttttatgtgttgaaaattactcttttttaattcaattcagcTGCCACTGACTTgaggaaaaatgtttttatttcttgaattttttttgtagttgtagaaattaattttttaacaaaaaatttaataaattggtttaaaattcagctgcttTGTAGTGAACTCGCCTTGctgattggaaaatttaactatctgatagaatatcaactgttttgcagaaatttgtttggttcaaattattctttttttgtttaaatgttcaactatttggttgaaattgtatgtaatttgttggacATTCCACTATccggttaaattttgttttttatttttttataaaaaattcggctttttggtataaaatcaatcttcttggctgaatattcatcttttttttaactttaaccgTTCGAtagaaattgcacattttttttcttgaaaattcaagactatagacattttttttactggaaaaactTTCTTGGcttttattcgaaattattttaggttgaggattcaagtttttatgttgaaaatctgtattttttggttaaatttacctgtttttaaattaaaataaaaaactttttatttgaaatattaactatcacatttcttgttgaaaatgcatctttttggattgaaaaatcgtaattttagttaaaaaatcctttttttttcttgaaaatacatttttctaactgaaaattgaactattttgtttaaagttcaacttacttattacaaatttacttttttcttaaagttccTTTGTAGTAGCATCTAGTAAAATttgctcggttgaaaattcaaatatttgtttaaaataaaaattaaactgttcagttgttgacaattcgtctttttggccaagaaattcaagaatctcgttgtaattttttgtcttttctgactaacaaatttttatttgacaaaaaatgctgCTATATATTGctaaactttaatcttttacaTCTTATAATTGTTGTCCTAgttgtctggttaaaaattaacttttttgtttaaaattcatatttgtgttgGAAAcctaactgttttttagaaaattcaataattttatggaaaatttagcATTTTGTATGACATTTTTGTTCTGTAtgcactgaaaaatatttttttctcgaaaattcgtttttttatataaataatttatgtttttggtagaaatttattaatttttggttaaaaatgcaattttttggttgaaaataaatcttttccggttgaaagttgaactattttgttaattaataagaAATGTGCATGATCTTTTGCTCTCAatgataaaattatgtttttagacCGATATGGTTTGGATAAAGGCACTTAACCTTATTAGCCCATAGAGATAGTCCACTGACCGTGTTTTAAATTTTACCGAATCTCATTTCCGATTATCTAGTCGTCCTCGAAATTCgtagaaatcattttaataaatacggttgcataaataattgtttataaaaaaagaacgattaaaacaaaaactccaCCGCGAACACTTGTGAAAATATTGAATAGCTCTATTTTAAtaataaccatttaaaaaattctaaagaatctcTTGAAGAACAAAATAAGCCATTAATTGATgaagattgaataaaaattacaatttttccttAATCCCTGATAAAAAAACTCCAAATATTCTGAAATAAGCTGTAACAATTGTCACAAAACTAAGCCAGTTTTTCATTGAAGGGCTTTTAtgcatttagtttttttttaaatttaatttaattaatatttggaagattttattACCATTTAAAGATTCTCACGTccgagtttgaaatttttaatttaaaaaatctgcctgagcccggatttgaaccgacAACGCCTCCATCCATGAGTAGAAATTTAACCAATCACGCTACCAAGGCCTTAGCAgttttattcttgttcttcacaGCTACTATTTTACAGGTTCAAATCCCGGCTGAGGTAAACTTTTTCTTGCTTTTCGAAatatgtttttatataaatttaaatttaaatttcgtggagtgtatgttaaaaacttatacattgaataatagattttttcaaagaatttacttattatttttttaatagtgcaaTAAATTTACAGTTTACAGCATAATTAAACGTTCCATGGCAAATAGGCATACAACTATAAAAGCAACCTCAATATCTGCTTTGAACTCGCATCACGTGCGCCTTTTGTTTCAAAGAAATAGAAACTGGAAACGAGGGCACGTTTTTTGAGGCATAAATATTTACGTTTCCAATATAGTGTAGTTTAGAAACATTTCTCTAGTTCTAGTCCAACGATCTTCCATCGCCAATCGATCAATGAACTTTTCTGATGGCACAACCTATCTTTTATTGGCAgaaaaataaagagatttttaaaaaaaatttaacaattatcttTGCACatctattttaagaatttattcttGCCGAAAATTAGACTCACTTCCAGGACTGAATAAAATAGTAATATCCAAGTGACATTCATTTCACAGGGATCACAATGGTTTAGTAGTTTACAATGAAGAATAATTAGTCAAAGTTTAAACTTTTGCTGCCTACTTCTCCTACTTCTTCCTCCTCTAATTCCCCTTTTACACATCCCTTACTACCACTCTCCTCACTACCACTCTCCTCACCTTCTCCGCGCAGCCCCACTCTACTTCCCTTATTTCCCATTACTTCCCCTACTCCCGCTTCCCTTATTTCCCCCAGTTCCTATACGAAAGCCTGAAAGCTATTAAAAGCAAAACTTgataagaatttattgaatttatagtatctattttctaaaatagtagaaaagaggAGCAAGTAGACAATCAAACGGTtgcattttcgttaaaaataatttaaaaactgagaactaaaaatagttaaaaaacatAACTTAAAGTTGTTAAAGattgtaagtttaatttttaaagtccaatgatttttgtttaaaattactgatttcCGGTGAAAACGCTAGCATGCCCTGATTGTTAAAATAGTGTGGTAAATAATCTTGGAAgtgttatgattttttattaaaaataccaattttcggtataaaacgccaacaaaacaaaaattaaaattgtacaaaaattttgaatgtagtGACTGAAGAATAACCTGAACCAGTTTCTGGCGGAAAATActaacaaaacataaaaaaataaataaaaataaaataaatacataaaaaaaataaaaaatttttaattcttttgaaattcaatgttTTATGCTTAAAATAATCGATTGCCGGTGATAAACGGTAAAATAAAGTTAAACTGTTCCAAAATCGAAAACaccaatttttgtggcaaaacaATGTGACCTAAAATTGTTcga
It encodes:
- the LOC117171300 gene encoding headcase protein → MAPRRHNGGGLFEAGNSLNQDTMENLIVNGHNSNTTRCCTPTGECLRGDALIRMTSLHDVVKVTCNNDSCPVGQFMHRECFDAWEQTVLTYLKSCGRARSWSERQRHQNLWTKKGYDLAFKACGCRCGRGHLKKDLDWMPPGVSSVQGNRQDDNEAKKKKRRNRQNTRPSLAVSAGPPGHGGHVNGGNRGTDVQIIDNGRGRAGSLSSSTGSSSPPATSEPSVSPLHQPQAIVKKKSKVEFFGDRVRQSCGANGIFSRRLDFSAFNSLPRTKLNSYHIKMEDEGNHGNDDTRCFILSTLAALQWSRVSCVLCRVAMLVFDRYPLVDGTFFLSPRQHSHACAEVKVEGRTQFLSAVCMSCLEGSGNAPVRCRSCTQPWDGSSLVLGTMYSYDIFAAMPCCTDRLKCNSCQKPLIYPHQRLNFYSDYSRVFACPHCRAVDAHFVKPLSSCFTREQFQLYSQWP